In the Pedobacter cryoconitis genome, ATGATGCCAATGCTTTACAGCAGGCCCGTATTTATATCATTACTGTACCTACTCCTATTGATAAGTTTAATCATCCTGATTTATCTGCTTTGTATAAGGCAAGTGAAACAGTTGGTCAGTTTTTAAAAAAGGGAGATATAGTAATTTATGAGTCAACGGTTTATCCCGGCGTTACCGAAGATGAATGTGCGCCGGTACTGGAACGTGTTTCGGGACTTAAATTCAACGTTGATTTCCATTGCGGATACTCTCCCGAAAGAATTAACCCTGGAGATAAGGAACATACGCTGACCCAGATTTTAAAAATCACTTCTGGTTCTACACCAGAAGCTGCAGATCAGGTAGACGAATTGTACCGCACCATTATTACAGCCGGTACTTACAGGGCCCCTAGTATTAAAGTTGCAGAAGCGGCCAAAGTAATCGAAAATGCACAGCGGGATATTAATATTGCCTTTGTCAATGAGCTGGCCAAGATATTTAACCTGATTGGTTTAAATACGCTGGATATATTGGAAGCTGCGGGTACTAAATGGAATTTCCTTAATTTCAAACCAGGTCTTGTAGGTGGGCATTGTATTGGTGTTGACCCCTATTATCTTGCTCAAAAGGCACAGGAAGCTGGTTATCATCCAGAAATCATCCTGGCCGGCAGACGCTTGAATGACGGTATGGGACAATATATTGCGGACGAAGTGATCAAACTGATGGTGCGCAAAAAAATACAGGTTACAGGCAGCGAAGTCTTGATTTTAGGCTTTACTTTCAAAGAAAACTGCCCGGATGTACGCAATACAAGGGTAATAGATATTGTAACGCGTTTAAAGGAGTACCATGTAAACGTTTGTATTCTT is a window encoding:
- a CDS encoding nucleotide sugar dehydrogenase, translating into MTRIDKDTTIAVIGLGYVGLPLAVAFARYFKVTGFDTKQKRIAELHTGYDSTLEITEAQLSDVKSDLLFSNDANALQQARIYIITVPTPIDKFNHPDLSALYKASETVGQFLKKGDIVIYESTVYPGVTEDECAPVLERVSGLKFNVDFHCGYSPERINPGDKEHTLTQILKITSGSTPEAADQVDELYRTIITAGTYRAPSIKVAEAAKVIENAQRDINIAFVNELAKIFNLIGLNTLDILEAAGTKWNFLNFKPGLVGGHCIGVDPYYLAQKAQEAGYHPEIILAGRRLNDGMGQYIADEVIKLMVRKKIQVTGSEVLILGFTFKENCPDVRNTRVIDIVTRLKEYHVNVCILDPWADPAHVYQEYGITCQNEAIKDRQFDAIIGAVAHTEFEELDVQQLCKENTVIYDIKGMLPAELTHGRL